The nucleotide sequence ACCTGGTCCTGGAGTGCAAAATGGCCACTGCCCTCTTGCCTAACAGAAGCTTCGTTATAATCTCCAATTTGAGTCTGGGAAGCTTCGTTATAGTAACTACCTAAGTTGAGGCTACCTTGCGGGTATTGCCCCGCTTGTACAATACTGGCTTCGTTCTCATCCCCAGCCTGAAAAATATTGGCATAATTTTCTGTACCACCGGCTGGATTAATATTCGCCTGTTCTATACGTGCATCGTTTTCATGACCACGTTGCTCAACAAATGAAACATTTAGAGTATTATCCTGAATAACTAAAGAGTTATTCTCTCTTCCCCTTTGTTTAACATATGCCTCATTATTTGGCTCAATACTACCTGCATCACCAGATTGTATTACAGAGGACATATTTCCATTTCCCCTTTGGGAAACATCAGCAAGGTTGGAAGAACCTATTTGATAAACATCACTATCATTATTTTTTCCCCTTTGTGATACCACCGCAATATTATCGTCATCCAGTTGCTCGACCATCGAGTTATGGTTTTCACCTCTTTGGGTTACTGTAGCTCTGTTGTTCTCGTTTTCTCCGTCTCTACCATCAAATTGTTTTACTGTAGACGTACTGGAACCTTTTTGATCAATAATTGCATTGTTAGAGTAAGCTAGATTGCTAGCTACTCCTTGTAGTACAGTCGAAGTATTGGAACCTACCTGATTAATAGAAGCAGAGTTGTCATTCCCTTCCTGATCTACATCACTGGTATTCTGGGCAAAAGCAACTGCCCCAAACATTAGCGCTGTTGCGCAAAAAATCGCTTTTTTCATAATAATAAATATTAAATGGTTAAAAAATTGATTAATTAAATTCTCTTTCAACTTAAGTTTGGGGCAGGATTTGTTGTGCCAAAAGACACATTAAACACACACTATTCTAAATGAATGTCTAATTAAAAGGGGCTAAAAAATAGGGATATAAAATGTAGGTTATAGAGAATTATCGAGGCCGTGGGGGTGACAATTCTAACGCTAAAATAGAGGGTTTTCACCCAAGAAATTATTTTTTTCGATAAATAGCTGCATTTTTTGATGAACAGCGAAATACGCAATATTTAAGGGAAAACCCTCTAAAACTATTAGTATTTTCATTTACTTTGAAAGAATTATCTTACTTTTTGAACAATATATAAATCATCCCTGTATGTGGATAATTAAGCACTAGTTCCCACAAATACAGGTCTAACTTTAATTCTGAAAAGAAAATTTAAGAAATCTAACTTTTAAAAAGACAGCAAGAGCAATCTTTAAAAAGTTCAATTAATCGATATTGTGAGAACCACAAAATTGAATATTAATAAATTGTACAATTCAAGTAAAAACAGATAATTCCACTACAAATAGCTCAAAATCAATTTGTTAAAAACTCATTAGTGAAATTAAAAAACGAGATAAAATTCCTGTGCTTTTATTCAACTAAACAAAAAATCCCAAAAAAGAATAGATAAGAAATACCTTACAAAATCCAAAGTTCAAACCTTTATACCTTAGTCTAACTTGCCATCACTTTGAGCGCTATAAACCAATTAATAACTTGAGAATTAAAAATTTGATACAGCGCTTCAGTTTTAATAAAACAAAAAACCACGTGTATTATACACGTGGTTTTTTATACTTATTTAATTCAACGAATTATCTGGTAAAAAGTAACTCCCTGTATTTAGTTAATGGCCAAAGCTCATCATCTACTACAAGCTCTAACTTATCACAGTGATATCTTATTTCGTCAAAGTATGGTTTTACATCATCACAATAAGCGAAGGCACGTTTTTCAGCATCTTCAATCTTATTGGCAACTTTTCTAGCCTCGATCATTGCTTTAACACCACTATTGATTTTCGCAATATGTGCAGATATCTCTTCAATTATTTCTAATTGCTCGTTAGAGTGTTTTTTGAAGTCTTCATTATAAATATGCTTCAAACCTTCTACATTCTCAATAAGAATGTTTTGATATCTAACCGCAGTTGGGATCACGTGATTTCTGGCAATATCCCCAAGAATTCTACCTTCAATCTGGATACGCATCGCATAATCTTCAAGCTGAATTTCATGACGGGCTTCCAATTCGATCTTATTCATCACTTTTAAATCTTTAAAAAGTGACCTCGTCTTTTCAGAAACAAGTGCTTTAAGTGCTTGAGGCGTTGTTCTGTTATTACTTAACCCACGCTTTTTAGCTTCTTTCTCCCAGGCTTCGCCATAACCATCTCCTTCAAAACGAATATTCTTTGATTTCTTGATATATTCTCTAAGAACGTTAAAGATGGCGTCATCTTTCTTCATCTTTTCGCCCTTTATCAATGCGTCAACTTCAGTTTTAAACTCAATAAGTTGCTTGGCTAGAATAGAATTTAGAATTGTCATTGGGTTACCACAGTTAGCGGTAGAACCTACTGCTCTAAATTCAAATTTATTACCGGTAAAAGCAAAAGAAGAGGTACGGTTACGGTCGGTATTATCCAGTAATATTTCTGGAATTTTACCAACTACGTTAAGTTTTAATTCTGTTTTTTCCTTTGGAGACAATTTCCCATCGGTTACTTTTTCTAATTCATCCAACACTTCGGTTAACTGAGAACCAATAAAGGCTGAAATAATTGCTGGTGGTGCTTCGTTAGCTCCTAACCTATGATCATTAGATGCACTTGCGATCCCGGCTCTTAGAAGTTCTTCGTTATCGTGAACTGCTTTAAGAATATTGATAAAGAAGGTAAGAAACTGAAGATTCTTCATTGGCGTAGTACCTGGAGCTAATAAATTAGTACCAGTATCTGTAGACAGTGACCAGTTATTATGTTTCCCACTACCGTTAATTCCAGCAAATGGTTTTTCGTGTAAAATCACCTTAAAATGGTGTTTTTCAGCAATTTTGCTCATAATATCCATAATTAATGAATTATGGTCTACGGCAAGGTTTCCTTCTTCAAAAATTGGAGCCAGCTCAAACTGATTTGGCGCTACCTCGTTATGACGTGTTTTTACCGGAATACCAAGTTTCATACACTCAATTTCCAGGTCACGCATATAAGCCAATACCCTTGATGGTATTGAACCAAAATAATGATCGTCTAATTGTTGTCCTTTTGCAGGAGAGTGACCAAGCAAAGTACGTCCGGCCAAAGTAAGGTCCGGGCGGGTTGCTGCTAAAGCCGAATCAATAAGAAAGTACTCCTGCTCCCATCCTAAGGTAGCCGTTACTTTAGAAACATTTTTATCAAAATATTTAGCTACAGAAGTTGCAGCCTGATCAACAGATTGAAGCGCTCTTAAAAGTGGCGTTTTAAAATCTAGAGCTTCACCGGTATAAGAAACAAAAATAGTTGGAATACAAAGGGTTGTTCCCCAAAGAAAGGCAGGAGAAGTAGGATCCCAGGCGGTATATCCTCTAGCTTCAAAAGTATTTCTTATCCCTCCACTAGGAAAACTTGAGGCATCTGGCTCTTGTTGCACTAAAGCACCTCCACCAAATTTCTCTATTGCAGTACCGTCACCCTGAGTTTCAAAAAAGGCATCGTGTTTTTCTGCGGTTGCCCCTGTTAGTGGCTGAAACCAGTGCGTATAATGTGTTGCACCTTTAGCAATAGCCCATTCTTTCATCCCGGTAGAAATATGGTCTGACACTCTACGGTCAATTTTCTTACCGGTTTTAATAGCTTCCATCACATTTTCATAAGCTTCCTTGGTAAGGTATTGCTTCATGGAGGCTTCGTTGAACACATTTGTTCCAAAAAGCTCAGACCTTCTGGCCGGCTCTTCAATTTTAACCGGCTTACGGTTAAAAATTTCTTTTAAAGCTTCAAATCGTAAAGTTGACATATTGATGTTGTTTGATAATTTTGAATTTCAGCTAACAAATGTATGTATTTTTAAATACACCCCACCAAACAACTAGGCTCTGATTCTAATTTTTATGTTTTTCTTAATACACCCCCTTAAAATTAACCCAAAAATGCAAGACCCGTAAAAATTACATAGCTCACAAATAAAATCGCACCTTTATATCTGCTGAAAAGGAACTTTTTTGGCAGAAAAGCCAGTGGAGCAATTGCAAAAGCAACTCCAATCATCCAAAGAATGTCGTTGGTAAGTATTTGATCTGATTGAATATAGATAGGTTGAATCATAGCCGTAATTCCTAAAACCGAAGCAATATTAAAAATATTTGAGCCAATAAGGTTTCCTAATGAAAGCGCTTTTTCTTTTTTCAATGCAGCAATAACCGAAGCAGCAAGTTCGGGAACACTGGTTCCAATAGCAATCATTGTAACCGAAATTACTCTCTCACTCACGCCAAGCATTGTGGCAAGGTCTACCGCACCATCTACCAGCAATTCTGAACCTCCCCAAAGCGAAACACCTCCAATAAGCAACCAAATAATCATTTTAAAGTTAGATGTGTCTTTTAAAGAATCATCTATACCTTCTACTGCTATCTCAGTCTTTCTGCGAGATCTTCTTATTAACAAAAACAAAAAGAGGATTAGTCCAACAAATAATATAACACCTTCTAAACGAGAAATATTTCCACCGGTACTTAAAAAATAATAGAGTGCAATGGAAAATATCATCATTGCCGGCCAGTTAAATCGGTAGAATTCTCTATCTACCGCTATAGACGAAATTATTGCGGTAATACCCAGTACCAAACCTAAATTAGCGATGTTAGAGCCTATTACGTTTCCCAGCGAAATATCAGAAAAACCACTTAAGGCAGCCTGTAGACTCACTAAAAGTTCAGGGGCCGAAGTAGCAAAAGAAACTACCGTTAACCCAATGACCATTCGGGAAACGTTTAATTTGAAAGATAAAGCGACGGAAGCTCTAACCAAAAATTCTCCTCCTACTACCAATAAAACAAGCCCAATAAGAATAAAAGCAATACTCATCTAAAAATTTTTTTGCGAAGATAAAATAATCCTGCCACCTAAACTTAAAAGCATCATAAATCAAAAATAAACTACTAAATTAGTAGTTAAACTATTTATTTCGTTATATTTGTAATAAACATAGAAAGATGAAACGATTAACCAATAAAGAAGAAGAGGTAATGCGTATTCTCTGGCAATTAGAGAAAGCCTTTGTAAAAGAGATCTTACCTAAAATTAAAGACCAGAAATTGCATTACAATACCGTATCTACCATTGTACGACATTTAGAAGATAAAGGTTTTGTATCTCACAAGGCTTATGGCAATACTCACCAGTATTTTCCCGTGATCTCTAAAGAAGAATATAGAAAACATATTATGAGTTTAACCTCTAAACGTTTTTTTGATAATTCTTATAAAAGCATGGTTTCATTTTTTGCAAAAGAAGAAAAAATTAGCGCCGAAGAACTCCGGGAAATACTTGATATTATAGAAAAGGAAAAGAATACATAGGATATGGAAGCATTACTAATCTATATCCTTAAAAGCGCCGGGCTGTTAAGCATTTTTTACCTGGCTTACCTTATTTTACTTAAAAGAGACACAAGTTTCCAGGCCAATCGTAAGTTTTTACTGGGCGGTATTTTGGCTTCTGCAGTTTTACCAGCTATTTATTTTACCCGAAAGGTAGTTGTGGAAGCCAACAATTTTTCAGTAAATCAATTCCCGGTAACTACCCAGGAAATTTCGGCAGATTTATCTTCAAGTTTTGGAGTATGGGAAGGGCTCGGACTAATTTATGCTTTGATCGCTACTTTCCTGGTAGGCCGAATTGCAGTACAGCTATACAGCGTTTTTAAACTTATTTCTAAGAGTAGGGTTTATAAAAGCGAGAAGTATAAGTTTATAAAAACCAACAAGACCCTAAGTCCGTTTTCATTTTTCAAGTTTATCGTTTACAATCCCGTAGAGCATTCAGCAAAAGATCTTGAGATGATCTTACAGCACGAAAAAATTCACGCTTCTCAACAACATTCTATAGATATAATAATTGCCAACCTTACTACTGCCCTACTATGGTTTAATCCATTGAGCTGGTTGTATAAGAAAAGCGTAGAACAAAATTTAGAATATATAGCCGACAGGGAGACCGTGGTACTTTCAGGTGCAAAAAAGTCGTATCAGCAAGCGCTGGTAAAAGTTTCTATTGCAAATTTAAAACCTGCGCTCACCAATAATTTTTATCAATCATTTATCAAAAAACGAATTCTAATGCTGAATAAAAAATCTACTCAAAATCCGGGTCTTTGGAAGATAAGCCTGGTTTTTCCCGCAATTTTGGCCTTTATGCTAACTTTTAATGTAAAGACCGAAGCACAAACCAAAACCAACTATCCTGTGAGTAATGTTGATTATCAGGATGGTTTAAAAATTTCAGCGGTTATCACAAAATTTTCAGAAAAGGAAAGTTTTAAAAGGTTTTCTAAACTTTTTAAGAAGTACAATGTACAGCTGGAGTTTTCAGAAATTGAATATTCCAAAGACTTACTTACCGGTATAAAAGTCTCTTTTTTAAATACCGAAACCAACGAAACCGGTGTTTTTTCAGCAACAAATAGTGATGGAATAGAATCTTTTGAGTTTTATAAGAACGAAGGTAAAACCGGGTTTAGAAAAGTAAACGCGCTTATGGGCAAAGATGCAATTTCTACAAACGGAAGTCTTCTTAATAAACTTGGAGAAAATCCTCTTTTTATTATCAATAATAAAAAGTACAGCAGTAAAGAACTGGACGGAAAAAACCTGGATATTTCCAAAAGTGGAATTAGCATTAGTATTGAAGAGGAAGCTATTCAAAAATTTGGAAATGAAGCTAAAGACGGAGTTATTATTGCAAACAATGCCCGTATTTTTGATGATCTAAAAGCAGAATTTAAAAGAATTGATAAGGTAAATAGCAATTTAAAAAAGGAATTTTTACAGATTAAGCACGGTCAAACTCCAAGCTTAATTTCCCTTAAAGCCAGGGTTGAAAAAAATATAAAGAAGAAGAAAAAACCAAAAAGCAAGGTTACTTCTCAAGACACTAAAGAAATTCCAGGCAACCCAATTTATATTTTAAACGGTGAAAAAAGCGAAAAGGAAATTATAGAACTTATAGATAACAAATTAATAGAAGGCGTAACCGTACTAAAAGGTGAAAGTGCTGTTTCCCTGTATGGCCAAGAAGCCAGAGACGGCGCGGTGATTATTACTACGAAAGTATTGGATAAATCTAAAAAAGAAGATTCCCAAAAAAAGGTAATTAAAGCAAAAGCCCATTCGATTGGATTTCAAACATTTGAAAAGAAAAGCGATTATGAAATCATAAAACCAGAGAGGATTAGCTTTCGAATAGGAAAGGACATCAATGCTTTTCAGTGGAATACAGAACCTGCCGAAAAAATCAATTTATACCTAAATGAGAAAGAAAAAGTTGGTCCAGTAGTAATTATTGATGGTAAAAAGTCAAATGAAGCAGGTTTAAAAGAACTTGAGCCCAAGAATATTGAAAGAATAAAAGTGCTTAAAGGTGCAAACGCGATTGAAAAATATGGAAAAGAAGCTAATTATGGAGCTATAGAAGCTACTACCAAAAAAGAAACCAAAAAATAATTTCATTTTTTATTTGAATTTGAATTTAAGGCAGGCTCACACCTGCCTTTTTCTTTTACCTGATTTTCAATATCTTTGATATAACAACTTTCAGGGAAGCTCACGAATTCAGCTTAGAATAATTTATTTTTTGAGTTGAGCATCACGGCAGTTAAGTCTCGAGGATCTAGTAAACCAATCATGAAAAAGAAATTCTTTAAAGCGCTATCTAAGATCAATAAAAAGATCCTTCCAAATTATACCAAAAAAGAACTGGACCTAAGAAAAGCCAGCAAGATACAGATGGCCATTATTGGCTGGAAATCCTGGGTTACAAAAAATTCTTTGGACTAATTAAAGAATCCTTCCTATCCTTATATCTTAAGATGAATTATTTTCAGAAGCGCTTTAGCTCCGATTCCGAATTGAAACTTCAATTTTATAAATTAAATTTTATGCTTTGTCTAGGCTGTTAGCCCAAAAACTAGCTAAGTTAAGCCTTCCAAAATCAATCAAACAAAGAATTAAAGCAGTTAAGCCCTGGTTAAACCTAAGCTTAGTTTTATTAGAAGCCTTATATTTATTCTTCAAAGCATTATTATGATAAAAAAATACCTACTGCTAAGCCTTTTCTGTTTTTCTGCCATTAGCCTTAACTCACAATCCTGGAAAAAACTTCCTGCCAATGGAGCTGCACAGGAAAGACATGAGAATGCTTTTGCACAGGCCGGGAAACGCTTTATTTTAATTGGTGGCCGCGGCAATAAACCTATAGATATTTATAACACCGAAGATCAAACCTGGAAAAAAGGTGCACAACCTCCATTAGAAATGCATCATACCCAGGCTGTAAGCATTGACGGACTGGTTTATATTCTGGGAGCCTTTACGGGTGGCTGGCCAGAAGAAGACCCTATTCCTAATATTTATATCTACGATCCTTTAGAAGACATTTGGATAAAAGGCCCCGAAATTCCCGAAGATAGAAGACGTGGAGCTGCCGGAGTGGCCGTAAAAGATAAAAAGATCTACTTGGTAAACGGTATTACTAATGGGCATACTTCTGGTTGGGTAAACTGGTTTGATGAATATGATTTATATAAAAACAAATGGAATATTTTGCCAGATTCTCCAAATAAGAGAGATCATTTTCAAGCTGCAATTATTGGAAATATTCTTTTTGTTGCCGGCGGAAGAAAATCGGGAAGCGTGGAAGGCAATGGCTTTGCAGGAACCGTAAAACCAACCGATATCTATAATTTTGATGCTAAAAAATGGACCTCTACCGCCAATATACCTACGCCAAGAGCTGGAACCTCAATTGTAATTATAAATGAGAAACCGGTAATTATAGGAGGAGAAAGTGATGCACAGGAAGCAGCACATAATGAAGCTGAAGTCTTTAATTTCACAGAGGAAAAATGGGATAGTTTACCGCCTTTAAAACAGGGAAGACACGGTACACAGGCTATAAGTTTGAACAAACAAATTATTATTGGCGCCGGCAGTGGGAACCGTGGTGGCGGCCCTGAATTAAATACTTTTGAAATCTTTTCTCAAGACAATACACTTAATTTTAGTACCGAAGCAATTTTGGCTGGAGCTTTAAAAGCTTCTGAAAGCAATTTAGATTTCTCTAAAAAGAACATCCGGAGTGTGCGTATATCGCACAAAGGAGGAAATCAGGCTATTGTGATTACCGATATTGAGGCGAGCGATAATTTTAAAATTCTGAATAAAAAAAGTTTACCATTTGTTTTAGCTCCGCGTTCAGAATTTGAATTAACAATAGAAGGAGATCAGAATCGAGGGAAACTTTCAATTAAAAGAACAGGCAAAAAAGAAGCTCTTACGGTTAATTTGAATTATAAGGATTGAAAAATAGAATACCTCAAAGCTTTTGCTCCATAAATAATTCAAAACATAGCTTTACCCACTAAATCTCATTTTTTTAATTTTCTGTTTATATTTTATGGCTTAAAACAAGCGTTAAAATTTAACTAAATCTTAAAGAAACATATTTCTGTAAATTATTTTTGTGCCGCATATTAAATTATTAAACGTCCTTAGTATAACTTGATGAAGAAACCCGAACCAGGCAAGACCGTAAAACGACTTTGGAACTTACTTAAATTAGATAATCGTGATGTAAAACATATACTTTTTTATGCACTTTTTGCCGGTCTAATTAACCTCGCCGTGCCTTTAGGCATACAGGCTATTGTTAATCTTATTCAGGGAGGCAGAGTAAGCACAAGCTGGATTATTCTCGTTATTCTTGTAACCCTTGCGGTAGGCATGGTTGGCGTTTTTGAACTGCTACAACTTAGACTTGCCGAAAATATTCAGCAAAAGATCTTTACACGCTCTAGTTTCGAATTCGCTTATCGGTTTCCAAAAATTAAGAGTGAATCTCTGCAAAATATCTATCCGCCAGAATTAGCAAACCGTTTTTTTGATACCATTACCGTTCAAAAAGGAGTAAGTAAAATTCTATTGGATTTACCTTCTGCCACAGTTCAAATTATTCTAGGAGTTATACTGCTTTCGCTTTACCACCCGTTTTTTATCCTTTATGGATTACTGCTAGTTTTACTCCTCTACCTCGTATTTAAATTTACGGCAGCTAAAGGTTTAAAAACCAGTTTAGATGAGTCTAAGAATAAATACCAGGTAGCTTATTGGATCCAGGAGATTGCACGGAATTTAAACAGCTTTAAAATTTCCGGGCGCAGTAGATTAGCAATTCAAAAGAACGATCGTTTAACCGCTTCCTATTTAAAGGAAAGAGAAGATCACTTCGGTATACTTAAAATTCAATATATCAAATTAATTGTTTTTAAAGTACTCGTGGCCGGTGGCTTATTAGCTATTGGAGGAATATTGGTTCTAAATCAACAAATGAATATTGGTCAGTTCGTTGCGGCCGAAATCATTATCTTATTGATAATTTCTTCCGTAGAAAAACTAATACGTGGCCTGGAAGATGTTTATGACACTTTAACATCACTGGAAAAACTTGGGCAGGTAGTGGACAAGCCATTAGAAGCATTTGAAAATCAGAATTCTGTTGATGCCTCTAACGGAATTAAATTAGAATTGAAAGACGTAGCCTTTGAGCCAGAAGGCCATACAGTTTTAAAGGGAATCAACCTCACTTTAGATCCGGGGAAAAGCTTATTGATAACAGGACCTGCCGGAAATGGCAGAACCAGTCTTCTAAAGCTTATTTCGGGTATTTTTACTCCTACCAAAGGAAAAATTTATATTAACGATACCGCCAGGCATACTTTAGTTCTAAATGAATACAGGCAACATCTTGGTACTATGTTACCGGAAGAAATTCCATTTGAGGGCAGTCTTTGGGAAAATATCACTTTTGGCGACGAATCTATTTCAGATCAAAATATAGACTGGGCCCTGGAGCATTCTGGCTTAAAAGAATTCGTAAAAGATCAACCCGAGGGCATCTTTTCACAAATTCATCCAGAAGGCAGGTACCTTT is from Salegentibacter mishustinae and encodes:
- a CDS encoding glutamine synthetase III family protein; amino-acid sequence: MSTLRFEALKEIFNRKPVKIEEPARRSELFGTNVFNEASMKQYLTKEAYENVMEAIKTGKKIDRRVSDHISTGMKEWAIAKGATHYTHWFQPLTGATAEKHDAFFETQGDGTAIEKFGGGALVQQEPDASSFPSGGIRNTFEARGYTAWDPTSPAFLWGTTLCIPTIFVSYTGEALDFKTPLLRALQSVDQAATSVAKYFDKNVSKVTATLGWEQEYFLIDSALAATRPDLTLAGRTLLGHSPAKGQQLDDHYFGSIPSRVLAYMRDLEIECMKLGIPVKTRHNEVAPNQFELAPIFEEGNLAVDHNSLIMDIMSKIAEKHHFKVILHEKPFAGINGSGKHNNWSLSTDTGTNLLAPGTTPMKNLQFLTFFINILKAVHDNEELLRAGIASASNDHRLGANEAPPAIISAFIGSQLTEVLDELEKVTDGKLSPKEKTELKLNVVGKIPEILLDNTDRNRTSSFAFTGNKFEFRAVGSTANCGNPMTILNSILAKQLIEFKTEVDALIKGEKMKKDDAIFNVLREYIKKSKNIRFEGDGYGEAWEKEAKKRGLSNNRTTPQALKALVSEKTRSLFKDLKVMNKIELEARHEIQLEDYAMRIQIEGRILGDIARNHVIPTAVRYQNILIENVEGLKHIYNEDFKKHSNEQLEIIEEISAHIAKINSGVKAMIEARKVANKIEDAEKRAFAYCDDVKPYFDEIRYHCDKLELVVDDELWPLTKYRELLFTR
- a CDS encoding calcium/sodium antiporter, giving the protein MSIAFILIGLVLLVVGGEFLVRASVALSFKLNVSRMVIGLTVVSFATSAPELLVSLQAALSGFSDISLGNVIGSNIANLGLVLGITAIISSIAVDREFYRFNWPAMMIFSIALYYFLSTGGNISRLEGVILFVGLILFLFLLIRRSRRKTEIAVEGIDDSLKDTSNFKMIIWLLIGGVSLWGGSELLVDGAVDLATMLGVSERVISVTMIAIGTSVPELAASVIAALKKEKALSLGNLIGSNIFNIASVLGITAMIQPIYIQSDQILTNDILWMIGVAFAIAPLAFLPKKFLFSRYKGAILFVSYVIFTGLAFLG
- a CDS encoding BlaI/MecI/CopY family transcriptional regulator, which translates into the protein MKRLTNKEEEVMRILWQLEKAFVKEILPKIKDQKLHYNTVSTIVRHLEDKGFVSHKAYGNTHQYFPVISKEEYRKHIMSLTSKRFFDNSYKSMVSFFAKEEKISAEELREILDIIEKEKNT
- a CDS encoding M56 family metallopeptidase, coding for MEALLIYILKSAGLLSIFYLAYLILLKRDTSFQANRKFLLGGILASAVLPAIYFTRKVVVEANNFSVNQFPVTTQEISADLSSSFGVWEGLGLIYALIATFLVGRIAVQLYSVFKLISKSRVYKSEKYKFIKTNKTLSPFSFFKFIVYNPVEHSAKDLEMILQHEKIHASQQHSIDIIIANLTTALLWFNPLSWLYKKSVEQNLEYIADRETVVLSGAKKSYQQALVKVSIANLKPALTNNFYQSFIKKRILMLNKKSTQNPGLWKISLVFPAILAFMLTFNVKTEAQTKTNYPVSNVDYQDGLKISAVITKFSEKESFKRFSKLFKKYNVQLEFSEIEYSKDLLTGIKVSFLNTETNETGVFSATNSDGIESFEFYKNEGKTGFRKVNALMGKDAISTNGSLLNKLGENPLFIINNKKYSSKELDGKNLDISKSGISISIEEEAIQKFGNEAKDGVIIANNARIFDDLKAEFKRIDKVNSNLKKEFLQIKHGQTPSLISLKARVEKNIKKKKKPKSKVTSQDTKEIPGNPIYILNGEKSEKEIIELIDNKLIEGVTVLKGESAVSLYGQEARDGAVIITTKVLDKSKKEDSQKKVIKAKAHSIGFQTFEKKSDYEIIKPERISFRIGKDINAFQWNTEPAEKINLYLNEKEKVGPVVIIDGKKSNEAGLKELEPKNIERIKVLKGANAIEKYGKEANYGAIEATTKKETKK
- a CDS encoding Kelch repeat-containing protein, with the translated sequence MIKKYLLLSLFCFSAISLNSQSWKKLPANGAAQERHENAFAQAGKRFILIGGRGNKPIDIYNTEDQTWKKGAQPPLEMHHTQAVSIDGLVYILGAFTGGWPEEDPIPNIYIYDPLEDIWIKGPEIPEDRRRGAAGVAVKDKKIYLVNGITNGHTSGWVNWFDEYDLYKNKWNILPDSPNKRDHFQAAIIGNILFVAGGRKSGSVEGNGFAGTVKPTDIYNFDAKKWTSTANIPTPRAGTSIVIINEKPVIIGGESDAQEAAHNEAEVFNFTEEKWDSLPPLKQGRHGTQAISLNKQIIIGAGSGNRGGGPELNTFEIFSQDNTLNFSTEAILAGALKASESNLDFSKKNIRSVRISHKGGNQAIVITDIEASDNFKILNKKSLPFVLAPRSEFELTIEGDQNRGKLSIKRTGKKEALTVNLNYKD
- a CDS encoding peptidase domain-containing ABC transporter; protein product: MKKPEPGKTVKRLWNLLKLDNRDVKHILFYALFAGLINLAVPLGIQAIVNLIQGGRVSTSWIILVILVTLAVGMVGVFELLQLRLAENIQQKIFTRSSFEFAYRFPKIKSESLQNIYPPELANRFFDTITVQKGVSKILLDLPSATVQIILGVILLSLYHPFFILYGLLLVLLLYLVFKFTAAKGLKTSLDESKNKYQVAYWIQEIARNLNSFKISGRSRLAIQKNDRLTASYLKEREDHFGILKIQYIKLIVFKVLVAGGLLAIGGILVLNQQMNIGQFVAAEIIILLIISSVEKLIRGLEDVYDTLTSLEKLGQVVDKPLEAFENQNSVDASNGIKLELKDVAFEPEGHTVLKGINLTLDPGKSLLITGPAGNGRTSLLKLISGIFTPTKGKIYINDTARHTLVLNEYRQHLGTMLPEEIPFEGSLWENITFGDESISDQNIDWALEHSGLKEFVKDQPEGIFSQIHPEGRYLSTLIAKRIILARAIVRKPSVLILKQPLEKFELQEKKRILKFLTDPKNKWSLIVVSNDELWKNTSDETLELQDGRIVKSL